A genomic segment from uncultured Erythrobacter sp. encodes:
- a CDS encoding histidine kinase dimerization/phospho-acceptor domain-containing protein translates to MFFDDRLATVLRQRATGEASLRTQYRQLLDLLGKDRNHARGSDPSLLAAAWLRMDALAEAIPAATRAQMIREPGWRFRSPDLASHLSDHEPDVASAALNRAELTSDDWTALIPRLPVRARGFLRLRRDLPVDVEALLSRLGVHDRGLPAPEATDTDPQIAPAGPAPAAEPLPAPSSAPILLHKAPEVLRPAAPAIPIRQRDRDESGRTEISALVERIAQFRRTRGDGPLDLDSSPRLPLGELPERNQRAIASFGFAADTSGRIAWAVSEVAPMVVGTRLFASHPGGADTSGSASLARAFARRQPITGGEISLDGAPAITGEWIVDAEPRFSEEGHFTGYFGRFRRAPDAANAPTGPEAREADRIRQLLHELRTPVTAVQGYAEVIQQQLFGPAPHEYRALAAAIAADAARILAGFEELDRLARLETGATRIEPGEADLAALVRRTAAQLDPVLAPQGAGLALAFPDTATLLIGLDPEDAEALVWRLLASLGAACGAGERIAVQLDPLIGAGGAMARLICALPARLAAEDNLFAATTRSAESAINAGLFGTGFALRLARAEARAAGGALRRDGATLVLTLPLLTEIPALPSAVDA, encoded by the coding sequence TTGTTCTTCGATGATCGCCTTGCCACCGTGCTGCGCCAACGCGCCACTGGCGAGGCGAGCCTGCGAACGCAGTACCGGCAATTGCTCGATCTGCTGGGCAAGGACCGCAACCATGCGCGCGGGAGCGATCCCAGCCTGCTGGCCGCCGCTTGGCTGCGGATGGACGCACTGGCCGAGGCGATTCCCGCCGCCACACGGGCGCAAATGATCAGGGAGCCGGGCTGGCGGTTCCGCAGCCCCGATCTGGCGTCGCACCTGTCTGATCACGAACCCGATGTCGCTTCCGCCGCCTTGAACCGCGCCGAGCTGACCTCGGACGACTGGACCGCGCTGATCCCGCGCCTGCCGGTGCGTGCGCGCGGGTTTCTGCGACTGCGCCGCGATCTGCCGGTCGATGTCGAGGCTTTGCTGTCCCGGCTCGGCGTGCATGATCGCGGACTCCCCGCCCCTGAAGCAACGGACACCGATCCGCAGATTGCGCCAGCCGGGCCTGCGCCCGCTGCGGAGCCCCTTCCCGCTCCTTCGTCTGCACCGATCCTGCTGCACAAGGCCCCAGAAGTTTTGCGTCCCGCAGCACCCGCCATCCCGATCCGTCAGCGCGACCGGGACGAGAGTGGCCGCACCGAGATCTCTGCGCTGGTAGAACGGATCGCTCAGTTTCGCCGGACGCGTGGTGATGGCCCGCTCGATCTCGACAGCTCGCCGCGATTGCCGCTGGGCGAATTGCCCGAGCGCAACCAGCGGGCCATCGCAAGCTTCGGCTTTGCCGCCGACACCAGCGGGCGGATCGCCTGGGCCGTCAGCGAGGTTGCGCCGATGGTGGTCGGCACCCGCCTGTTCGCCTCGCACCCCGGCGGCGCGGATACCTCGGGCAGCGCCAGTCTCGCCCGTGCCTTTGCCCGCCGCCAGCCGATCACCGGGGGCGAGATTAGCCTTGACGGTGCGCCTGCCATCACCGGCGAATGGATCGTCGATGCCGAACCGCGCTTTAGCGAGGAGGGCCACTTCACCGGCTATTTCGGCCGCTTCCGCCGCGCGCCCGATGCGGCCAACGCCCCCACCGGCCCCGAGGCACGCGAGGCGGACCGCATCCGCCAGCTGCTCCACGAATTGCGCACGCCCGTTACCGCCGTGCAGGGCTATGCCGAGGTGATCCAGCAACAGCTGTTCGGCCCCGCCCCGCACGAGTACCGCGCGCTCGCGGCTGCCATCGCGGCCGATGCCGCGCGCATTCTTGCCGGATTCGAGGAGCTTGACCGGCTTGCGCGGCTGGAAACGGGCGCGACCCGGATCGAACCGGGTGAGGCCGATCTCGCCGCCTTAGTGCGCCGCACCGCTGCACAGCTTGATCCGGTGCTGGCGCCGCAGGGCGCAGGGCTTGCCCTCGCTTTCCCCGATACGGCCACGCTGCTGATCGGGCTCGACCCCGAGGACGCTGAGGCGCTGGTGTGGCGGCTGCTCGCCAGCCTCGGCGCGGCTTGCGGCGCGGGTGAGCGGATTGCGGTGCAGCTCGATCCGCTGATCGGCGCTGGCGGCGCGATGGCGCGTCTGATCTGCGCCCTGCCCGCGCGGCTCGCAGCTGAGGACAACCTGTTTGCCGCAACCACTCGCTCTGCGGAAAGCGCGATCAATGCCGGATTGTTCGGCACCGGCTTTGCCCTGCGCCTCGCACGGGCGGAGGCACGCGCGGCCGGCGGCGCATTGCGGCGTGATGGTGCGACTCTCGTGCTGACCCTGCCGCTCTTGACCGAAATTCCCGCTCTGCCTAGCGCCGTTGATGCGTAG